A genomic stretch from Arachis stenosperma cultivar V10309 chromosome 3, arast.V10309.gnm1.PFL2, whole genome shotgun sequence includes:
- the LOC130967725 gene encoding E3 ubiquitin-protein ligase PUB23-like has protein sequence MDYSEIEVPAPFLCPISLHLMREPVTVSTGITYDRESIERWLFSCKNFTCPVTKQQILQTQDLTPNHTLQRLIQNWCTQNHVSLDETTQHDSSSTIEKAQVVKLLNEAKRFSHDEKLKFLKWIKTIALESESNKQCLESAGAIDFLASTMDEADSTLFIIEAGIELLFKLNPSIYQLKYLINNEKIHFFESLFHVLRLGNQESRTFATLLLKSSFGVANPTQLSCVKTEYFVEISRVIRDKISQEASKAALKLLVDLCSRGRNQVRAVEAGLVLNLIDLLIDSNNISERRICELILIALDRLCGCAEGRAALLSHGAAVAVISKKILRVSCVASDRAVKILATVCRYSATLNLLQEMLVVGAVSKLCLVLQVDNGASNKAKERASEILKLHTKIWKNSPCIPVNLLSNYP, from the coding sequence ATGGACTATTCAGAAATCGAGGTTCCTGCACCATTTCTATGCCCAATATCACTTCACCTAATGAGAGAGCCTGTTACTGTTTCAACAGGAATCACATATGATAGAGAATCCATAGAGAGATGGTTATTCTCATGCAAGAATTTCACTTGCCCTGTTACAAAGCAACAAATTTTGCAAACACAAGATCTTACTCCAAACCACACTCTTCAAAGGTTGATCCAAAATTGGTGCACTCAGAATCATGTCTCACTTGATGAAACGACTCAGCATGATTCTAGTTCAACCATTGAAAAAGCTCAAGTTGTGAAACTCTTGAATGAAGCAAAGAGGTTTTCACATGATGAGAAATTGAAGTTTCTCAAATGGATTAAAACAATTGCTCTGGAGAGTGAAAGTAACAAGCAGTGTTTGGAATCTGCAGGGGCAATAGATTTCTTGGCTTCAACCATGGATGAAGCAGATTCAACTTTGTTCATCATTGAAGCAGGTATTGAACTCTTGTTTAAATTGAATCCTTCAATATATCAGCTAAAGTATCTTATAAACAATgaaaaaattcacttttttgagTCATTGTTTCATGTATTGAGACTTGGAAACCAAGAATCTAGAACTTTTGCAACATTGCTATTGAAATCATCATTTGGGGTGGCCAATCCAACCCAATTGAGCTGTGTCAAAACCGAATATTTTGTCGAAATATCAAGAGTGATAAGGGACAAGATCTCACAAGAAGCTTCCAAGGCCGCGCTGAAGCTTCTTGTGGATCTTTGTTCCCGGGGCAGGAACCAGGTCAGAGCAGTCGAGGCCGGCTTAGTACTAAACCTCATTGATCTCCTCATTGATAGTAACAATATTTCCGAAAGACGGATTTGTGAACTCATATTGATAGCTTTGGATAGGCTCTGCGGCTGCGCAGAAGGGCGCGCCGCCTTGTTGAGCCATGGTGCTGCTGTCGCCGTCATTTCGAAGAAGATTCTAAGGGTTTCTTGTGTTGCAAGTGATAGAGCTGTTAAGATTTTGGCCACAGTTTGTAGGTATTCAGCAACACTTAATTTGCTTCAAGAGATGTTGGTGGTTGGTGCTGTGTCTAAGTTGTGTTTGGTGCTTCAAGTGGATAATGGTGCTTCCAATAAGGCTAAGGAGAGGGCTAGTGAGATACTTAAGTTGCATACAAAGATTTGGAAGAATTCCCCATGTATTCCTGTTAATTTGCTTTCAAACTATCCatga